In Gossypium raimondii isolate GPD5lz chromosome 12, ASM2569854v1, whole genome shotgun sequence, a single window of DNA contains:
- the LOC105763377 gene encoding OVARIAN TUMOR DOMAIN-containing deubiquitinating enzyme 7 isoform X1, whose amino-acid sequence MVKTRQQKSKPKPKKQQQQHPQVKKQGKQADISLDALGLKIIKVTADGNCFFRALADQLEGNEEEHGKYRSMVVQYIVMNREMFEPFIEDDVPFDEYCQSMEKDGTWAGHMELQAASLVTHRNICIHRNMSPRWYIKNFEDRAARMVHLSYHDEEHYNSVRLKEDPCNGPAMPIIIKADADISASSNQAKAAVSKMKGAAGKDCINTGSMKLVMAGSGCESAEKVEQVLLQVDGDVDAAIEFLIAEQGAEECTAANNSLTCHANGSYGNDENGNSEQYKEENVGKTCEQDPSSDGTKTLGGNTPQLDEKKIPRNKLCPCGSKKKYKACCGSVSGRSSTKIMVNQPMEARKGRKERKQSNKGVSAKSAVYSGSDGGPPDMGALCI is encoded by the exons ATGGTAAAAACTAGACAACAAAAATCCAAACCCAAACCCaagaaacaacaacaacaacatccCCAA GTAAAGAAGCAGGGAAAGCAGGCAGATATTTCGCTCGATGCTTTGGGCCTAAAGATCATCAAAGTGACTGCAGATGGTAATTGTTTTTTCAG GGCTCTTGCTGATCAGTTGGAAGGTAATGAGGAAGAACATGGAAAATATCGCAGCATGGTGGTGCAATATATAGTG ATGAACCGTGAAATGTTTGAACCCTTTATTGAGGATGATGTCCCATTTGATGAATACTGTCAATCCATGGAAAAGGATGGCACATGGGCTGGGCATATGGAACTGCAGGCAGCTTCTCTTGTTACTCACAGAAATATATGCATACATCGG AACATGTCACCTCGCTGGTACATAAAGAATTTTGAAGATAGAGCAGCTCGCATGGTCCATTT ATCATATCATGACGAAGAACACTACAACAGTGTAAGATTGAAAGAAGACCCCTGTAATGGGCCAGCAATGCCAATTATAATTAAG GCAGATGCTGATATCTCAGCGTCATCTAATCAAGCAAAAGCTGCTGTTAGTAAGATGAAGGGAGCAGCTGGTAAGGACTGTATCAATACAGGATCAATGAAATTAGTAATGGCTGGAAGTGGTTGTGAAAGTGCGGAAAAAGTTGAACAG GTCTTGTTACAAGTAGATGGTGACGTTGATGCTGCTATAGAGTTTCTGATAGCAGAACAAGGGGCTGAAGAATGTACAGCTGCAAATAATTCACTTACTTGTCATGCAAATGGTTCTTATG GTAATGATGAAAATGGAAACAGTGAACAGTACAAGGAAGAAAATGTAGGGAAGACCTGCGAACAGGATCCATCTAGTGATGGCACTAAAACCCTCGGTGGTAACACTCCTCAGCTGGATGAAAAG AAGATTCCAAGAAACAAGTTATGCCCCTGTGgatcaaagaaaaaatacaaGGCTTGTTGTGGATCTGTCTCAGGGAGGTCCTCGACTAAGATTATGGT TAACCAGCCAATGGAGGCCAGAAAGGGTAGAAAGGAGCGGAAACAGAGCAATAAGGGAGTATCTGCTAAATCCGCGGTATACTCTGGATCTGACGGAGGGCCACCTGACATGGGAGCACTTTGCATATGA
- the LOC105763375 gene encoding PI-PLC X domain-containing protein At5g67130 isoform X2, translating to MMENHVLGVNCGWQIGGLPFNKYSWLVTHNSFSIVDAPALPGVQRFTFYNQEDTVTNQLKNGVRGLMLDMYDFNGDIWLCHSFRGQCFNFTAFNPAINTLREVEAFLSKNPSEIVTIIIEDYVHTPKGLTKLFKNVGLDKYWFPVSKMPKKGEDWPTVTEMVKANHRLLVFTSVASKEEEEGIAYQWKYLLENEAGDPGVKPGSCPNRKESQPFNSKTASLFLMNYFPTYPVEDEACKEHSAPLADMIRTCYKAAGSMMPNFLAVNFYLRSDGGGVFYDLDSMNGQRLCGCNTIAACQAGAPFGSCKNISMPTPSPMTNSVGTFSGPVQFSTSTSTVYHPNHLIIALFSFPWIISLFF from the exons ATGATGGAAAATCATGTTTTGGGTGTGAATTGTGGGTGGCAGATTGGTGGATTACCTTTCAACAAGTATTCATGGTTGGTGACTCACAATTCCTTCAGCATAGTGGATGCTCCAGCTTTACCAGGAGTTCAAAGATTCACATTTTACAATCAAGAAGACACTGTTACTAATCAATTGAAG AATGGAGTTAGGGGACTGATGTTGGACATGTATGATTTCAATGGCGATATTTGGCTCTGCCATTCATTCCGCGGGCAATGTTTTAACTTCACTGCCTTT AATCCTGCAATTAACACCTTGAGGGAAGTGGAAGCATTCTTGAGCAAAAATCCATCAGAGATTGTAACCATTATAATTGAGGACTACGTGCATACACCCAAAGGACTGACTAAGCTTTTTAAAAATGTTGGTTTGGACAAGTATTGGTTTCCAGTGTCCAAGATGCCAAAAAAGGGTGAAGATTGGCCTACCGTAACTGAAATGGTGAAAGCAAATCACAGGCTTTTGGTCTTTACTTCTGTTGCTTCAAAGGAAGAGGAGGAAGGGATTGCTTATCAATGGAAGTACCTATTGGAAAATGAAG CTGGAGATCCAGGTGTAAAGCCAGGCTCATGCCCCAACAGAAAAGAATCACAGCCGTTTAACTCGAAAACTGCCTCTCTTTTCCTTATGAATTACTTTCCAACTTACCCAGTTGAAGATGAAGCTTGCAAAGAGCATTCGGCACCACTTGCTGACATGATCCGCACTTGCTACAAAGCAGCTGGGAGTATGATGCCCAACTTTTTGGCAGTCAACTTTTACTTG AGGAGCGATGGAGGTGGTGTTTTTTATGATCTGGATAGCATGAATGGTCAGAGATTATGTGGATGTAATACCATTGCAGCCTGCCAG GCTGGGGCACCCTTTGGATCTTGTAAGAACATTTCAATGCCTACACCGAGCCCAATGACAAATTCTGTCGGAACCTTTTCCGGACCTGTTCAGTTCTCAACATCCACTTCAACAGTCTATCATCCTAATCACTTAATTATTGCCTTGTTTTCATTTCCATggataatttcattatttttctag
- the LOC105763375 gene encoding PI-PLC X domain-containing protein At5g67130 isoform X1, with the protein MTCFTDHRDLSRATATGYLFLLLLFSSFINIWSSCSNGSCQVVDSCSHSTDCGPGLFCGNCPALGKTQPFCIRGQATIPTSVIGGLPFNKYSWLVTHNSFSIVDAPALPGVQRFTFYNQEDTVTNQLKNGVRGLMLDMYDFNGDIWLCHSFRGQCFNFTAFNPAINTLREVEAFLSKNPSEIVTIIIEDYVHTPKGLTKLFKNVGLDKYWFPVSKMPKKGEDWPTVTEMVKANHRLLVFTSVASKEEEEGIAYQWKYLLENEAGDPGVKPGSCPNRKESQPFNSKTASLFLMNYFPTYPVEDEACKEHSAPLADMIRTCYKAAGSMMPNFLAVNFYLRSDGGGVFYDLDSMNGQRLCGCNTIAACQAGAPFGSCKNISMPTPSPMTNSVGTFSGPVQFSTSTSTVYHPNHLIIALFSFPWIISLFF; encoded by the exons ATGACGTGTTTCACGGACCACCGTGACTTATCCAGAGCCACTGCAACTGGGTACTTGTTTCTCCTACTACTCTTCTCTTCCTTCATCAACATTTGGTCTTCTTGCTCTAATGGAAGTTGCCAg GTAGTGGATTCATGTTCCCACTCTACAGATTGTGGTCCAGGTCTTTTTTGTGGGAACTGCCCTGCTTTGGGCAAGACTCAACCTTTTTGTATAAGAGGCCAAGCCACCATACCCACTTCTGTT ATTGGTGGATTACCTTTCAACAAGTATTCATGGTTGGTGACTCACAATTCCTTCAGCATAGTGGATGCTCCAGCTTTACCAGGAGTTCAAAGATTCACATTTTACAATCAAGAAGACACTGTTACTAATCAATTGAAG AATGGAGTTAGGGGACTGATGTTGGACATGTATGATTTCAATGGCGATATTTGGCTCTGCCATTCATTCCGCGGGCAATGTTTTAACTTCACTGCCTTT AATCCTGCAATTAACACCTTGAGGGAAGTGGAAGCATTCTTGAGCAAAAATCCATCAGAGATTGTAACCATTATAATTGAGGACTACGTGCATACACCCAAAGGACTGACTAAGCTTTTTAAAAATGTTGGTTTGGACAAGTATTGGTTTCCAGTGTCCAAGATGCCAAAAAAGGGTGAAGATTGGCCTACCGTAACTGAAATGGTGAAAGCAAATCACAGGCTTTTGGTCTTTACTTCTGTTGCTTCAAAGGAAGAGGAGGAAGGGATTGCTTATCAATGGAAGTACCTATTGGAAAATGAAG CTGGAGATCCAGGTGTAAAGCCAGGCTCATGCCCCAACAGAAAAGAATCACAGCCGTTTAACTCGAAAACTGCCTCTCTTTTCCTTATGAATTACTTTCCAACTTACCCAGTTGAAGATGAAGCTTGCAAAGAGCATTCGGCACCACTTGCTGACATGATCCGCACTTGCTACAAAGCAGCTGGGAGTATGATGCCCAACTTTTTGGCAGTCAACTTTTACTTG AGGAGCGATGGAGGTGGTGTTTTTTATGATCTGGATAGCATGAATGGTCAGAGATTATGTGGATGTAATACCATTGCAGCCTGCCAG GCTGGGGCACCCTTTGGATCTTGTAAGAACATTTCAATGCCTACACCGAGCCCAATGACAAATTCTGTCGGAACCTTTTCCGGACCTGTTCAGTTCTCAACATCCACTTCAACAGTCTATCATCCTAATCACTTAATTATTGCCTTGTTTTCATTTCCATggataatttcattatttttctag
- the LOC105763377 gene encoding OVARIAN TUMOR DOMAIN-containing deubiquitinating enzyme 7 isoform X2 codes for MVIVFSVSRALADQLEGNEEEHGKYRSMVVQYIVMNREMFEPFIEDDVPFDEYCQSMEKDGTWAGHMELQAASLVTHRNICIHRNMSPRWYIKNFEDRAARMVHLSYHDEEHYNSVRLKEDPCNGPAMPIIIKADADISASSNQAKAAVSKMKGAAGKDCINTGSMKLVMAGSGCESAEKVEQVLLQVDGDVDAAIEFLIAEQGAEECTAANNSLTCHANGSYGNDENGNSEQYKEENVGKTCEQDPSSDGTKTLGGNTPQLDEKKIPRNKLCPCGSKKKYKACCGSVSGRSSTKIMVNQPMEARKGRKERKQSNKGVSAKSAVYSGSDGGPPDMGALCI; via the exons ATGGTAATTGTTTTTTCAG TTAGCAGGGCTCTTGCTGATCAGTTGGAAGGTAATGAGGAAGAACATGGAAAATATCGCAGCATGGTGGTGCAATATATAGTG ATGAACCGTGAAATGTTTGAACCCTTTATTGAGGATGATGTCCCATTTGATGAATACTGTCAATCCATGGAAAAGGATGGCACATGGGCTGGGCATATGGAACTGCAGGCAGCTTCTCTTGTTACTCACAGAAATATATGCATACATCGG AACATGTCACCTCGCTGGTACATAAAGAATTTTGAAGATAGAGCAGCTCGCATGGTCCATTT ATCATATCATGACGAAGAACACTACAACAGTGTAAGATTGAAAGAAGACCCCTGTAATGGGCCAGCAATGCCAATTATAATTAAG GCAGATGCTGATATCTCAGCGTCATCTAATCAAGCAAAAGCTGCTGTTAGTAAGATGAAGGGAGCAGCTGGTAAGGACTGTATCAATACAGGATCAATGAAATTAGTAATGGCTGGAAGTGGTTGTGAAAGTGCGGAAAAAGTTGAACAG GTCTTGTTACAAGTAGATGGTGACGTTGATGCTGCTATAGAGTTTCTGATAGCAGAACAAGGGGCTGAAGAATGTACAGCTGCAAATAATTCACTTACTTGTCATGCAAATGGTTCTTATG GTAATGATGAAAATGGAAACAGTGAACAGTACAAGGAAGAAAATGTAGGGAAGACCTGCGAACAGGATCCATCTAGTGATGGCACTAAAACCCTCGGTGGTAACACTCCTCAGCTGGATGAAAAG AAGATTCCAAGAAACAAGTTATGCCCCTGTGgatcaaagaaaaaatacaaGGCTTGTTGTGGATCTGTCTCAGGGAGGTCCTCGACTAAGATTATGGT TAACCAGCCAATGGAGGCCAGAAAGGGTAGAAAGGAGCGGAAACAGAGCAATAAGGGAGTATCTGCTAAATCCGCGGTATACTCTGGATCTGACGGAGGGCCACCTGACATGGGAGCACTTTGCATATGA